From the genome of Cytobacillus firmus, one region includes:
- a CDS encoding gluconate 2-dehydrogenase subunit 3 family protein, giving the protein MSEHEQKQESTMSRRRFIRNSGLVAGGLVGGGILGGLIGANMNKDGTATKENAHTNRHDQVAYQQSPLYFTNPETFGILQAAVERIYPKDENGPGANDLDVPFFIDHQLAGSWGNNTREYMQGPFFPGSNFQGYQSPLKRHEVFDVGLAALQTYSNEKFKKPFAELEGEQQDEILTAFEEDKVKLRGVTSRTFFNILRAATIEGVYADPAYAGNKNMEGWKMKDFPGHQMSYINQIESEKFVKIKPNSLHSYTK; this is encoded by the coding sequence ATGTCTGAACATGAACAAAAACAAGAATCAACCATGTCCCGGAGGAGATTCATCCGCAATTCCGGGTTAGTTGCCGGAGGTTTAGTAGGAGGCGGTATTCTTGGCGGCTTAATTGGTGCAAACATGAACAAAGACGGTACAGCAACGAAAGAGAATGCCCATACAAACAGGCATGATCAGGTTGCCTATCAGCAGTCGCCTTTATATTTCACAAACCCCGAGACATTCGGAATCCTGCAGGCTGCCGTTGAGAGAATTTATCCAAAGGATGAAAATGGCCCTGGTGCCAATGATTTGGATGTTCCATTTTTTATCGACCATCAGCTTGCGGGCTCATGGGGCAATAATACAAGGGAATATATGCAGGGTCCATTCTTTCCAGGGTCGAACTTTCAGGGCTACCAGTCCCCTTTAAAACGGCATGAAGTATTTGATGTCGGACTTGCTGCCCTGCAGACCTACAGCAATGAAAAGTTCAAGAAGCCATTTGCTGAACTGGAGGGCGAACAGCAGGATGAAATTCTTACAGCCTTTGAAGAGGATAAAGTGAAGCTCCGGGGTGTTACTTCAAGGACGTTCTTTAATATTCTCCGGGCCGCCACCATTGAAGGTGTATATGCAGATCCTGCCTATGCCGGAAACAAAAATATGGAAGGCTGGAAAATGAAAGACTTTCCTGGCCATCAAATGAGCTATATCAATCAAATTGAGTCTGAAAAATTTGTGAAAATTAAACCCAACAGCCTCCATTCATATACGAAATAG
- a CDS encoding 5-formyltetrahydrofolate cyclo-ligase translates to MKTKKEIREYIWNFLEENKLGRFPFPLSNRIPNFKGAEKAAAFVFTMPEYKEAKVIKVNPDSPQLPVRSQILKDGKTLLVPTPRLKAGFIMVKPEWVPAGEERKAASLKHIHSYGKEVPLTELPKIDLFFAGSVGLHRDGRRVGKGEGYADREYAIIRELGNPEIPVIGTVNSAQVTDADIPRDPYDLTVDWIATEKELIKTNTPYPKPNGIQWDLVTEKEMEEMPVLREIWEITKGKAAK, encoded by the coding sequence ATGAAAACGAAGAAAGAAATCCGTGAGTACATATGGAATTTTCTTGAGGAGAACAAGCTTGGCCGCTTTCCGTTTCCTTTATCGAATAGAATTCCCAATTTCAAAGGAGCTGAAAAAGCGGCTGCATTTGTTTTTACTATGCCTGAGTATAAAGAGGCTAAAGTCATTAAGGTAAATCCTGATTCTCCGCAGCTGCCGGTCCGCAGCCAAATTTTGAAAGATGGAAAGACATTGCTGGTTCCCACTCCACGGCTTAAAGCAGGCTTTATTATGGTAAAGCCGGAATGGGTACCTGCAGGGGAGGAGCGAAAAGCAGCGAGCCTTAAGCATATCCACTCATACGGAAAAGAAGTTCCCCTTACAGAATTGCCGAAAATTGATTTGTTTTTTGCCGGATCTGTGGGGCTTCACCGGGATGGCCGGCGGGTCGGAAAAGGGGAGGGCTATGCTGACCGGGAGTATGCGATAATTAGAGAATTGGGGAATCCTGAAATCCCCGTGATTGGAACAGTTAACAGCGCCCAGGTGACAGACGCAGATATCCCGAGGGATCCATATGATCTGACTGTCGACTGGATTGCCACTGAAAAGGAACTGATCAAAACCAACACGCCATATCCAAAACCAAACGGGATTCAATGGGATCTTGTAACGGAGAAGGAAATGGAAGAGATGCCGGTTTTGCGTGAAATATGGGAGATCACAAAAGGAAAAGCAGCCAAGTAA
- a CDS encoding Bax inhibitor-1/YccA family protein: MYVQHTANNSYLPSVLRAFALSLGIAFIGTMAGVFIPPALFLPLMLLELGMLLFAFLLRRKKAIGYTFLYVFTFISGMTTYPIVAHYLAAIGPNPVLTALATTTVVFTGLAVYASTTKRDLSFLGGMLMAALLALIAIGIFSLIWPLSSNAMLAFSFIGVLVFSGYVLFDFNRMKQYGVSPEEVPLMALNLYLDFINLFINILRIFGILGSRD; the protein is encoded by the coding sequence ATGTATGTACAGCATACCGCAAATAACAGTTATTTGCCTTCTGTTTTACGGGCGTTTGCCTTATCATTGGGGATTGCTTTTATTGGAACGATGGCTGGTGTTTTCATCCCTCCAGCCCTGTTTTTGCCGCTGATGCTTCTTGAGCTCGGAATGCTGCTTTTCGCTTTCCTGCTCCGCCGCAAAAAAGCTATTGGGTATACATTCCTTTATGTATTTACATTTATTTCAGGGATGACGACCTACCCGATTGTTGCCCACTACCTGGCTGCTATTGGACCTAACCCTGTTTTAACAGCACTTGCGACGACAACGGTCGTGTTCACAGGCTTAGCCGTATATGCTTCAACAACGAAGCGGGACTTATCTTTCCTTGGCGGCATGCTGATGGCGGCATTGCTCGCTCTTATTGCGATTGGAATTTTCAGCCTCATCTGGCCATTAAGCTCTAATGCGATGCTCGCGTTCTCCTTCATCGGAGTGCTCGTGTTCAGCGGATATGTGCTATTCGACTTCAACCGCATGAAGCAGTATGGAGTGTCACCGGAAGAAGTGCCTTTGATGGCTCTTAACCTATACCTTGATTTTATCAACCTGTTCATTAATATCCTTCGCATTTTTGGGATATTGGGGAGCCGGGACTAA
- the mscL gene encoding large conductance mechanosensitive channel protein MscL yields MWNEFKKFALKGNVLDLAVGVVIGAAFGKIVSSLVDDIIMPLVGLLMGGVDFSDLMIKVGSAEVKYGLFIQNVVDFFIVAFSIFVFIRIINNRFKKKEEAAPAPAVDKNVELLTEIRDLLKNK; encoded by the coding sequence ATGTGGAATGAGTTTAAAAAATTCGCCCTAAAGGGAAATGTCCTGGATTTGGCAGTTGGGGTTGTAATCGGAGCTGCCTTCGGAAAGATTGTATCTTCCCTTGTAGATGATATTATTATGCCGCTTGTCGGATTGCTGATGGGCGGAGTGGACTTTAGCGATCTGATGATAAAAGTCGGCAGCGCCGAGGTCAAATATGGTTTATTCATACAGAATGTGGTGGATTTCTTCATCGTGGCATTTTCCATTTTCGTCTTTATCAGGATTATTAACAATCGTTTCAAAAAGAAAGAAGAGGCAGCACCGGCACCAGCTGTGGATAAAAATGTGGAGCTTTTAACTGAAATAAGAGACCTTTTAAAAAATAAATAA